In Helianthus annuus cultivar XRQ/B chromosome 8, HanXRQr2.0-SUNRISE, whole genome shotgun sequence, a single genomic region encodes these proteins:
- the LOC110869993 gene encoding E3 ubiquitin-protein ligase RNF38-like gives MASPVYSHQIILPESRQIVLVKARPGERVHSPLVINPSPTQIRMLQSCDDILSVFNDGGPEYKILSMELKTDQGSVPALVPLDGSHVLDHETCVKLARYITPSVSAKDFSKEKIIEHSVEINGNNVEDGEEEGEVCAICLVGIKTGDGLELTECEHRYHEECIENWLQLKQNCPICRAEI, from the coding sequence ATGGCTTCACCAGTATATTCACACCAGATTATACTCCCAGAATCCCGACAGATTGTCCTCGTGAAAGCACGACCAGGTGAGCGTGTGCATAGCCCTCTCGTTATCAATCCCTCCCCGACGCAGATAAGGATGTTGCAAAGCTGTGACGACATCCTATCTGTGTTCAACGATGGTGGACCCGAGTATAAAATTCTTTCGATGGAACTCAAAACGGATCAAGGATCAGTACCCGCTCTTGTACCATTGGATGGATCGCATGTGTTGGATCATGAAACATGTGTAAAGCTTGCACGTTATATAACACCGTCTGTTAGCGCAAAGGACTTCTCGAAGGAAAAGATTATTGAACATTCGGTCGAGATTAATGGAAACAATGTTGAGGATGGAGAGGAAGAAGGAGAGGTTTGTGCCATTTGTTTGGTAGGAATCAAGACGGGTGACGGCTTGGAACTGACAGAATGCGAACATAGGTATCATGAAGAATGCATTGAGAACTGGCTGCAGTTGAAGCAAAATTGTCCAATTTGTAGAGCGGAAATATGA